The genomic window GGGCACAGAGAAGAGCCCCTTCACCTCCCTCCGGCCCCTGAGGAACGCTCACCTTTtccaggaggactcatctttccAAAACTCAAACAGAATGAAAGTGGCTTCACCCAGCAGTTTCTGTGCTGACACACTGGAAGGGACCAAACCACGCATGCACATGCAGGCAAGCAGCCCAACCCGTGGAGGCTCTGTCAGTTCTCTCCCAGAATCCCCTCCCTCCATAAGCTCCCTGCTGGGCTCAGGGCCCCAGCAGCAGTGGCTGATGGACAGCTACTCCCCAGCTCCAAACTTCCCTACTAAACCTCTTGCTTCATCTCACTCTGACCTTGGGAGGTCACTGAGTCTGAAGGACTCCATCCCATGCCACCCAGGGCCTTATCTCAGGCTCCCCAGACCACACTTGTTTATCCAGGCCAGGGGGACTCACTGTAGGCAGCTGCTCTGGGCACTTGTAAAATCTGTATAGCAGCAGAGGGCACGCTGGAAATCCTGCAAGGCATCATTAGTCACCGAGATCTGCCTCTGCGCCACTAGAATATGCTGCCAAGAGAGGAAAAGGCACACTCCAAAGAAATGAGTCACTTCTGAAGGAGGGACTATCTGGCCAGGCCAGGGGCATGGAGGGGAGAGGGCCTCTGATCCTCTCCAGTAGAGAAGAGCATTGAGACAGCCCAGGCCTGTGTCCTAAAGAATGCACCGGTCAGGGAGGCTGAGCCGTGAAGAATATTACTAAAGCAAAACCAGTAGGTGAGGCGAGGAGAATAACGAGAAGGGGGTAATGCAGAGTAGCAAAGATTAGAAGATATTTCAGTTATGGAGTTCAGTTATGCAAGGAGAAGTGGGTGGCCTGTCCCCCAGAGACTCCATCCCACATGCCCACAGGGGGTGAGTAGAGGGCACTCTCTAGGAGAAGAATGCCAGGGCAACAGGACCTTGGGGGGGAGGGTGGTCCAGGACTGGTTAAGATAACAAGACCTAACAGTACAGATTTACAGAGGAGCTCAAAGTACAAGGTATGGTCTGGATCACCATGAGGAGAAAATATGCCACGTCTTACTCCATTTCAGTGCCCTGAAACAAAGCTGCAGTTGCCCTACCCTACTCATAACACTTAAGGGAGCCAGTCCCTCCAACCTTAGTTAGGAATGAGAGAGGGGAGCACAGCCTGTTAAAGAATGCAAGaagtggcggggggggggggggtggcaatGAGCCCTGGAATCAGGGGTCAGAAGAATGGATTTGAGCTCTGGCTCTGACATTAACTAAccttaatgataataataactatgtgccagggcctgggctaagcactttaccatgattacctcatgtgatcctcacaacaaccctgggaggtaagtgctattattatcccaatttacagtggaagaaattgaggaaaacagaagtgaaaagacttgcccagagccacctagctattaagtgtctaaggctggatttgaactcagatcttccagagtCCAGTCCTGGTTCACTATCCACTGTTCTTGTTGTTTCGTGGATTGGACCTTGTGTCCAGGAGGGCCATACAGAAGTAGAAGATAGGAAACACACATCCCTGGCCTTATTAGGGATAGCCTGACATGAGGGAGGGTGCCCAGTGTAGGGAGGGACCCCTGGGAATGAAACCCCGAAGCACTAGATTAGTAGTTGACTGAAATAGAGGCAAAGAAGGGAATTCTGGTGTGGAAACCCCCTCCAGTCATGCAAATCAGCATCTCATCCCAACTGGGAGTCTTTAAGAGCTTCTGAAGTACTGAGAGCTGAGAGGTTAAGGGTCAGACAATGTCATCCTTACTTCAAGGCTCTCCCTTTATCTGCCACTCCACCTTGTCCCTTCCTAGACATATATTTCATTACTCTCGTTTTAAACTAAATGCCTCGGTTTGaaaggatttagagctaggagacTGTccgttcataggatcataggaccaTAAAATCCCACATTTAGAGCTATGTATGTCAGGAGCCATATAGTTCTACCTCCTTCAtgtacaaatgggaaaactgaggccaatgaAAGAGAAGGGATTGGTTCAAGTTCACATAGCTAAGAAATGGTAGAACCCATgttctctgagtccaaatccagtgtccTCCAATGCCTCAGAATCCTAGGATgttggaatcagaaaggcctgTGGTTAAATTTTGAGACTTTCTCCTACTCAAAGCCTTTTCATGTCACTTACTTCATTAGATCATGAtcatagccctgggaggtagatactgaAAGAATTATTATGTTTTATATGTGGTTTGTAAATGGCACACAATTGGTGATTAATAAAGGCTTGATTAATTGAATGGAGAATCACTTGCCCAGAATCCAACAgaaagttagtggcagagccaggactcctGATTCATGGCCCTGTACCCTGAGGGAATCTTTGTTGAAGAGGATATTCTTGGTCATAAATAAGTTGGATTGAAGAGTCagggaggtcccttccaattctgtgattctgtgagtcaAGGAGTAGGAATCCTGAGATGAAGTCGCAAGATTTCAATTGGAACATGGGGCTAACACTCCAGGATTGTTCCCTGCTTTAGGATATGGGACCCTCTACTCAATCCCTGTGGGAATGTGGGGTGGATTCTCAATTGGGACACTGGCACATGGCTGAATGACCTGGTTGAACATTAAGCCATACCCAAGACTTTCACCCATGCCTGTGGACCAGGGGCCTCTGGAAATATGAATAGCCTCGATCTCTATACCCAGATACTCCATCCCGGGACTTGGGAACAGGACTCACCGAATCAGTTGATTTGCAAAGTATGGCTTCTGTTAAGGGCTCCAGTCGCAGGGTGTGCTAAGGAGAAAGGTGATGGGAAGCAGGGTTGAGGCTGGAAAAGGTGTAGGGGCAAAAAGACAGAGGAAGGTAGGTAtctgaaggaactggagaagagaTAATGGGGCTGgatctgggggtggggtggagtggggagggaaggtacATGATAGCTATGTACAAGCATATGGAGAGTTTAAGGATTAGAGCTGTTCTTGACCCTGAATGACAGAATGAGGAGCCAAGGGTGGGTGGAAGGGTAGATAAGTTGAGTAAGTTACTGAGAGCCAGAGTTCAAGGCAATATaggggtgattttttttaatggatctatccaaaaaaagaaaggtacTGCCTTGGAAAGTGAGTGAATTCTCTTTCACTTGAAGGCTTTGAGGAGATGAGGGATGACTATATGCTTGTGGGATACTGTGAAGAGAAGGTATTTCTGCCCATGGACAGGAAAGAATGGATGCTCCTTCTAGTTCTGAGGTTTTCTGGTTTTGGGATGGTGGGCAGACCCTACCACCTTGGTGGGATTTCTCTTTGGGACCCCTGCCTGACTTCCTGCCAGCTTCCTGAGTCGGCTCATGCCAGGCATTCTTAACTGCCCCTGGAATGCAGGTAGAGATGGACAAGGACACCCTTCACTCAGCAGAGCAGAGCTGGGAACAGGGGCCTGGAGCTGAGCCAGACCCCAGGGGCCATGTACCTTACACTCCAACTGGTCTATGAGCTGCTGTAATCGATTCACTTGCACCATCCACTGACTGTCGGACTCCACGCATTGCCCTGCATGTGCcaaggagatgggagagggaCTTAAAAGCATTGGGTTCCCACCCCTCCCTGctaatctctcccctccaccccctgcTCCTTCTTCCAAGCTGGCACCCTTCCCCCTCAGGCTGAGGGACCTGGGAGGTAGCGTAGACTTGTACCCCCTGGTTTAGGACAAGACCTGAGACACttaaaaggggagagaagaggcctGAGACAGGAACCTCACTGGTGGGTGCTCAGAAGGCCCACCCACCTGTGTTCAGAATGCCACAATCCAGGGTGCTCGGAGACAGGCAGATATTCCGCATGGCCCGGCGCCCAGACCTCCTGCCAGCCCGAGGACGACCCGACTCCTCTGCTTTCTTCATGGGCACATCCGTCCTGCAGGGAATAGGCTTGAGACCTGGATGTCTGAGTCCACTATTCCTCCCTAGCCCTGGAGACTGGCTCATGGACCCAAAGGACAGCAGCTGCCAATGCAAGGTGGTCCTCAGAGCCCCCCAGCTCCCTGAACCTGGAGCTTCCCAGGGACATCCCTCATCCTCCCACTGGGGTGATCTACTTCTTTCTCAGACAATTGCCATTTCTCTGCCCCACTCACATCATAAAATCATAAGGTTCAGACCTTATTGTTAAGACCTATATGTTGAAGACTTTAGAGATCAGCCAGCCCAACCCACTTCATTTTAGGGGTGtgtttttttggaggcaatcggggctaagtgacttgcctaaggtcacacagctagtgtctaaggctagatttgaactcaggtcctcctgagtccaatgctctatccactgcaccacctgctgcccctccttcattttagagataaagaaactgaggtacaaagagcTTCGGTGATTTGCTCAATATCAGATaagaagagaagctggaatttgaaaccaggccTTAAGTCTACAGCcttggggctctttccactggctcagctgcctcttcctcttctcctttgtcTCTGCTGCCCCCTAggacttctctccttttccagcACTGCCCAACCCCCATTTCCACATTGGGCCTTCTACTCATACTTACTGAGAGCCAGCCATCTGACCCTCAAGCGTGTCCGAAGCTCCCTCCAGGGAGCCCTGCAGGGCCTGTAGCTGACCCACAGTCTCTCGAAGGAGGAATCTCATTACGAACTGGTCCACTTTGGATGCATGGTCATACTCCTGGGATAGAGTGCGGGTAAGAAGGAAGCATGACAGTCAGCAGAACGTCCCAGGCCCAACTCTCCCCCAAGAAACCCAGCTAACCATGTGTGTAAGTGCACACACACGTATTCCAGTCAGCAGAGAtgttcccagcctcagggctgaaataataaaaataactcacatttctgtagAGTTTTGAGGTTCACAAAGTCAAATTAGTTAATACAaatgttatcattcccattttatagaggagaagaCTAAGCACCAGAGAGAAGGGAATCATAGCCATGGGGGCAGAGCTCGAGACTCTGATTGTAGCTGTGTGATGGTAAAGAAACCACTTAACCCCCTaaacagggttgttgtaaggaataTATTTTGTACACTATTAAGTGAGATACCATTTCCATAGGAGCTATCATCAGGATAGGCTAAAAAATACATCtcatctaatcccctcattttacaaatgaggaaactgaggcccagaggaggagACCAATGTCATATAGctaatggcagagccaggacttcATTCCAAGCTTCCTGcctccaaagtcagtgctcttCTCATTAAATCCCTCTGTTTCCCTAGCAAACTTCAATCTGTGGATTTCTGTGCACCACCCACCCAGCCTGGGCATTCCTGTGCCAGCAGGATTAGCTTGACCATCTCAGGCTTGGCAACAGAGACTAGGAACAACTCAGGTAGAGAGTGAAACAGAGGGGGCCTGGGCCTCTCACAGTCGGAGGAAAACCACACACAGCTGGCATTGGGCAGAAGGGACCATTTAAGCCCGCAGGGACCACCAGCCCCCCTCAGGGTTGTCCTGCTGAGCAGTGAGATAGAAGCAGCCGAAGTGGCCCTGTGAAAAGGTCAGATCGGCTGAGAGCAGCGAGAGGCCCCGGAAGGCCCCAGAAATGCAGCAGATGAGAAATGaaatcctccctcccccagggAAAGGAGACACTAGAGGATGGCAGGGAGGGTTGGGTAGGGAAGGGAGACAAAGCTATGTGTGAGAAAGGCTAGGGATGAGAAAATCTGCaggggaagagaaggcagatggGATCAGAGCCTAGGATTCTGGGCTGTCTCTCCCCAGCTTTCCCCCTGTAATGCCAGAGGGGCACATCTAATCTCAGGATGCTCCAGGGAAAGGACTACCTCCAACCTCTAAGGCTTTGAGTATATCAGTTGTCTCTCCATCATCTTCCTTATGCCCCATTGCCTACCCCCTGGGCTCTGTATCCTCCTCCATCATGGTCTAGAACATCCTTAGAACCGTCcaattccttccccctcccccacagtgTTTGAGGCTTCCTCTCTGCCCATGGTTGCAGCATACAGACCCATCTCCCCCCTTGtaggcacacacatatatatacacatacaccccaAACGCAGCTAATCTCATCCCACATATGTTCACATTTACACAATTTTTCTACACATGGTTACACATATGTGCAAACATACCAATCTCTCCACCCACAATGCTTATACACTTAACACATTCACAATACATATAACATCTCCATATATACAGACACCATAAATTCACAGCCCACTCTCTCCACATATGCAAACACTTCCCATTGCACATGCCCCAGACATTATCTCCCCATACACATCCttgcacatgcatatgtatacccGTACCCTGACATTATCATCCTACATACTCATGTCTCCTCTTTTTCATTGCCAAACTCCTGGGGGATGGGGGGTATCATTTATACTTGTTACATCTTCCCTTCTCACTCActagttttccagttttttgccccactgaaactgctctctccaaagttatccagagatctcttaactgctaaatctAATGTGTTTTTTTTCAGCCTTATCCTTTTTGACTCTGCAGTATTTCACTGTGTGGATAAATTAATACCTCCCATTTCTAGGTAATTTCTCTTGGCTAAACTGTTGTGTCACTACAGACTTTTGGTTCTCTAACCtaacttctctgtctcctttgctggctcatcatctCCCATGCACTAAGAGATGTCCCCTAgggctctgtcctgagccctcttcggTTCTCTCTATGTACTGTCTCTCAGTGACCTCCTcggctcccatgggttcaattatcatctatgTCTCGATGACACCCAGATCTCTATATCCAGCTCTACTCCTCTCATAAACTCCAATCTTACATCACCAACTGTCTACTGAAAATGTCCTCCTGGATGGCAAGCTGGAGTCTGaatttcaacatgtccaaaatggggCTCATCAACTTCCTCCTCTaaacccacccctcttccaaacttccctatttgtTTTGAGGTCATCTTTCCAGTCCCTAAGGTTTGTAACCTCAGAGCCCTTCTCAACTTATCCCTCTCCCTCAACCCTcatatctaatcaattgccaATTCTCCTACCACAAACTATCTTGTATCTGTCCCTTTCTATCCACAAGATCTAGTTTGGGCCCTTATTACCTCTTGGGTGAACTATTTTAATGGTTTCCTCAATGACCTCTCTATTTCTAGTCTCCCTCCTCTCTAATCAGTCATTTGGACATTTACCAAAATGATCCTCCTAAAAGTAGATCAGAGGGtgaagccaagatagcagagtagcaGGAAGTAGAGACAAGCTCCACCCAACACACCTCCCTGACAAAGTCCTGAATTAATAGCAATATTAAACAAATGCACCAAATGGCAGCACATctcaatatttaaaggaaaagtaaatgaGTTATGAggagaaatagacagtaaaactatatcAGTGGGGCATCTCAGTTTATGCctctcagacctagataaatctaaccaaagaAAAGAAGTGAAGGACCTGAAGAGAATTTtggaaaatttagatatgatagaccttgaCATTTTTGAATGGATGTatcaaagaatatgcatattTCATAGCTGtgcatggcaccttcacaaaaactaaccatatattagggcataaaaatctgaCAAATTCAGAGAAGCAAAAATCTTAAACATGTTTTtacagatcatgatgcaataaaaatgatttcCAGTAGACAttgaaaaatcaattaaaattcaTTGGTGAATAAATAACAATCCCAAGAATTGGTGGGTCAAAGAActaataatagaaacaatcattTCACTAAGGctaatgataacaatgagacaacatatcaaaatttgggGGACGTAGTCAACAAAGTCCTTAGCAGAAGTTTTATACCTCTAAAACTTTTCagtaaataaagaagaaatcaataaattgggcatggtactaaataaactaaaaaaacccaacaaattaaaaattcccaactAAATACCAACATATAAATCAAAgaagagactaataaaattgaaaacagtCCAATGAACCAATAAGTAAAattaggagcttttttttttaaaaaatcaataaaataggtAAACTCTTAGCtgtcttgatttaaaaaaacaagaagaagaaacccaaattatcagtatcaaaaataaaaaataaattcacaaccaatgaagaagaaataaaagaaattgttaGGAACTACTTCATCCAATTACATgccaacaaaattaaaaatataagtgaaatagattaatatttacaaaaatataaaatgctcagatgaatagaataagaaatagaagacTTAACTAACCCAactggagacaaaaaaaaaaattaatgagccATAATCAAACtcccaaataaaaaaatacaagatcAGAAGATTAACAAGCAAATTATCACATTCagagaacaattcattccaatattatataaactgttaaagaaagataagaaaagatgGAATCCTGCCAAATTCCTTCTGACACAAATATGGTCATttaattgtaagctccttgagggaaaggactgtctttttgcctctttttgtatccccagcacttagcaagaCATCTGGCACATAATACCTTAGTATAGTATCTGACGcttaatattgattgattgactgattgatccctaaaccagaaagagtctaaattgggaaagaaaactaaagataaatatccctaatgaatattgctGCAAAAGTTTAAGATAAAATTTTAGCAAGGAGACATCAAAAATATGTCACAAATATGATATGCTATCACCAGGCTAGAGTTACAACAGTAATGCTAGGTTGGTTCAGTACTAGGAGAATTGTACACATAATGCAATAATCATCAAAGCTGTTTGATCTTTAGAAATTGAGGAGGTAACTGTTGGAGtaaattaggtacacaataaaTAGAAGCAAGAAGCCTGGTGCTTGATAAACCCAGATATTGcaataaaaactcactatttgataaaaaaaaaatgttgggaaaaatggaaagcaatctTGAGGAAACTAGGTGTAGATCAACATTTAACAGCATATACCAAGAGAAGCTACAAATGGGTATATGACAAATATCAAAAGGGATATATttaacaaattagaggagcaaagaaATAATTATCTGTCAGATCTTTGAGTAGGGGAAGAGTTcacgaccaaacaagagaaagagagggtcacaaaagataaaatggacaattttgattacatacagttttctaaatattactcagacaaaaccaatgcagcaaaaattagaagagaagcaagtaaatgggaaaagatctttgcagcaaatttctctgataaaattatCTAAGACATATAGGGAacttcaaatttataagaataagaaccattcctcaattaacaAGTGGTCAAAGGAAAAATCTAAATTATCAATACCTatgtgaaaaagtgctctaaattactaatcATTGGAgaagatgcaaattaaaataactgagattctacctcatacCTCATAAGATTTGGGAAGTTGACAAAAAGAGGTTAATTGGCAGGTACATTATGGAACTATGTctaaaaaagctattaaactgtaaataccctttgacccagcaaaaccactactaggtctataccccaaggaaatcaaagaaagggaaaagatctacatgtaaaaaaccaaaaccaaaccatttatagaagctctttttgtggtggctgagggggtgtccatcaattagggaatggtgaaacaaattatgatatatgaatgtgatgaatactatagtgctataagacatgatcaaaggaatggtttcagagaaatctgggaagatctatatgaactgatgcaaagtgaagtgagcagaaccaggaaaatacttTATACAAGagcaacaatattataaagacaactttgaaatcTTGGGAAAATTGATGAACCCAATGACCAACCATGAGTTcagaggactcataatgaaacagGCTACTCATCTCTAGACTCAGAGAGCAGATTGAGACATTTTGTAGAGGAACATGTGGAGTGAGGGCATAGCCAAAATAGGAATTTGTATTGCTTGTCTATACGTCtttgtaacacacacacatacacacaaacacatttacttcttcagtggGGTAGGAGGTAGATAAGtaggagaaaaaattgaaaaaacttttaattaaaaaaagcaaacaaaaagcaGGTCAGAACATGTCACTCCCATGCTCAAAGATTCCCCAGTGactattacttctaggataaaacCCAAACACCTTACCCTAGCATTTAGAAAGCACCCTTTAAAATCTGACTCCATCCTACATTTCTAGGCTTATTTCATGTTATTCTCCTTCATGCTTTCTACATTCCAGTCACAATGCTAGTTATTTTTCAAACTCAgaattccatctctctctttatGCACAACTTCCCTGATGTCTgaaattcactccctcctccatACTTTAATCCTGACATTCCCTAAAGGTTCAGGTATTATCTCCTCAGTGAACCCTTTCTAGATTTCCCCTACTTGTTAATGTACTCTTTCCTCAAAATATCTTATACTTACTTAtctgcctatatgtcttatttctcaataggttgtaagccccttgagggcaagaaatTATCTTTGAATTTGACTTTGAATCTCAGCATCCTTgtgcatagtaaatgcttaatgtttCTTGAAATTAAATTCTTCCCATATAGGAACACACTTCAAACACAAAGCCAATCtttttgcatacatacacacacacacacatccttcccCGCAGTTACTCTAAACACACATTCAGTATCTTCTCCACACAGGCAcatgttcatatacatacacacacatatatatacacatatatacatcccATCCCAAATACATATTTTCTATCTAGCCTCACCCAGATACATTCTTACACACATATCCCTAAGTAAATAGCCATTTTCTCCCCACACATGgatatacatgtatttgtgtcCACTCATACACAGTTGAACTTTCcctacatatgcacacacatgtacaatcaACATCTCTCCATATACTTATACATGATGGCATATTTACACACATTTCAATAAATCTAAATCATCAATATCCCCACATATCCTGAAATACACTTAATACTCACCCACATACATCcagttaagcatttattaagttaaaaaagcatttattaagtgccttctctgTGCCAGATATTGgactaaatgctagggatataaagacaaaaacagaccTGACAAGGGATCTTggaagtcatcaagtccaaccttcataattttcagatgaggaaatgtcctcAGAGAGGTTGAGCCTCATCTAAAGCCAGGAAGCTATCAAGtattggaggcagaatttgaactcaggtcttccagactccaagtccaataccctATGCACAATGCCAACTAGGTAAttgtccttgccttcaaggaacttatgttccaTTGGTCCAAGATCCTGTACGTCTCTCATTGTTTCCATATACATTCCCACTATCTTCTAAAATACTGAATTTGCCTACTTAAACAGAAAACTGTCAACCTCTCCCTCCCAGAAACATACAATCCTACCctcctacatacatacataaagtgCCCAGCCCAAGgtcttgcacataatagatgcccAATTGATATTTgggtgaatataatggaatattattgtacagtaagaaataatgaggacaagtaggtggtccagtggattgcacaccaggcctgaaatcaggaagacatgatttcagatccagcctcagatgcttactaggtgTGACACCacgggtaagtcacttaatcctgtttacctgtttcctcatctataacataagctggagaagaaaatggcaaaccactccagtatctttgccatgaaaagcccaaagggggtcacaaagagtcagacatgactgaaacaactgaacaacaagaaatgatgaaatgaaagaattcaaagacagaaagattcttacaaactgatgcagaacaaacatgagcagaatcaagaaaaaaatacataggcggagccaagatggcggagtagaaagacgcacatacacatagctccgaacccacaacccacagaacggctagaggggaccaacccacagtgaattctgcacccagaggccacggaatattggagcgagggagatttctgttccggagagacctgcaaacctctcgcggggggtccttcgcgctgtggactgggcgccgggactgggagctgagtgcagccctgcagcagccgcgacaccgtgaggaaaagatccgaacgggctacggggacgagatatcctgcggccacgagggtccctccacccacagagggacctgcaaacctctcgcggaggGTCCGTggcgctgcggacgcggagcccagcccagacctgcggcggccgcggctccgagaggtacagatccgagcaggctttagggatggcacaagcccctccacccacaggtgagggtcggtgagagagtctctttggcaggtcgagaggggagtggggtgcccccatggctcgggccccccgggagatagaagctgagaggcggctacagacaggggctccccaagtgggcgggagcctggatccattgtggaaggtctgtgcataaatcccctgagggaactgggcctgagaggtggccctgccccgacctgaccacctgaacttaattctcacactgaatagcagccctgcccccgccaaaagccctaaggcgggaagcagcatttgaatctcagtccccaaacgctggctgggaggaccaggaggcgaggtgggtgtgaggagaatattcagaggtcaagccactggctggggagaatgcccaaaaaagggaaaagaaataaaactattgaagggtactttctcggagaaaagacacctcctcccttcctttctgacgaggaagaacaatgcttaccatcaggcaaagacacagaaatcaaggattctgtgtcccagcccacccaatgggctcaggccatggaagaactcaaaaagaattttgaaaatcaagttagagaggtggaggaaaaactaggaagagaaatgagagggatgaaagagaagcatgaaaagcagatcagctccctgctaaaggagaaccaaaaaaatgttgaagaaattaacaccttgaaaactagcctaactcaattggcaaaagaggttcaaaaggccagtgaggagaagaatgctttcaaaagcagaattagccaaatggaaaaggagattcaaaagctcactgaagaaaatagatctttcaaaactggaatggtacagatggacgctaaggactttatgagaaagacagatatcacagaacatagcgtgcagattcgaaaaatggaagataatgtgaaatatcttattggaaaaacaactgacctggaaaatagaatcaggagagacaatgtaaaaattctgggactacctgaaaaccatgatcaaaagaagagcctagacatcatcttccatgaaattatcaaggaaa from Notamacropus eugenii isolate mMacEug1 chromosome 1, mMacEug1.pri_v2, whole genome shotgun sequence includes these protein-coding regions:
- the NECAB3 gene encoding N-terminal EF-hand calcium-binding protein 3 isoform X3 codes for the protein MYMFLLMFPFRFSVEQIRMMMGNCPLRNSRIILQMGFSVLGNSESYLAALTGVTQNYFSEHLGAYRPVLAALEALNSAVLSAMDATKLEYDHASKVDQFVMRFLLRETVGQLQALQGSLEGASDTLEGQMAGSQTDVPMKKAEESGRPRAGRRSGRRAMRNICLSPSTLDCGILNTGQCVESDSQWMVQVNRLQQLIDQLECKHTLRLEPLTEAILCKSTDSHILVAQRQISVTNDALQDFQRALCCYTDFTSAQSSCLHVSAQKLLGEATFILFEFWKDESSWKSHSQTSYSKAFQRVLIDHLQTPEVLTTMLFPASWWIMNNN
- the NECAB3 gene encoding N-terminal EF-hand calcium-binding protein 3 isoform X4 — protein: MFSVEQIRMMMGNCPLRNSRIILQMGFSVLGNSESYLAALTGVTQNYFSEHLGAYRPVLAALEALNSAVLSAMDATKLEYDHASKVDQFVMRFLLRETVGQLQALQGSLEGASDTLEGQMAGSQTDVPMKKAEESGRPRAGRRSGRRAMRNICLSPSTLDCGILNTGQCVESDSQWMVQVNRLQQLIDQLECKHTLRLEPLTEAILCKSTDSHILVAQRQISVTNDALQDFQRALCCYTDFTSAQSSCLHVSAQKLLGEATFILFEFWKDESSWKSHSQTSYSKAFQRVLIDHLQTPEVLTTMLFPASWWIMNNN
- the NECAB3 gene encoding N-terminal EF-hand calcium-binding protein 3 isoform X2 yields the protein MSCTELLTMCLLRPKAAAREAPTVPSAVPPAASAGLGLFQDMMGNCPLRNSRIILQMGFSVLGNSESYLAALTGVTQNYFSEHLGAYRPVLAALEALNSAVLSAMDATKLEYDHASKVDQFVMRFLLRETVGQLQALQGSLEGASDTLEGQMAGSQTDVPMKKAEESGRPRAGRRSGRRAMRNICLSPSTLDCGILNTGQCVESDSQWMVQVNRLQQLIDQLECKHTLRLEPLTEAILCKSTDSHILVAQRQISVTNDALQDFQRALCCYTDFTSAQSSCLHVSAQKLLGEATFILFEFWKDESSWKSHSQTSYSKAFQRVLIDHLQTPEVLTTMLFPASWWIMNNN
- the NECAB3 gene encoding N-terminal EF-hand calcium-binding protein 3 isoform X1 → MSCTELLTMCLLRPKAAAREAPTVPSAVPPAASAGLGLFQDVFRRADKNDDGKLSFEEFQNYFADGILSSGELRELFSSIDRRYSDNLETEKLCDYFSEHLGAYRPVLAALEALNSAVLSAMDATKLEYDHASKVDQFVMRFLLRETVGQLQALQGSLEGASDTLEGQMAGSQTDVPMKKAEESGRPRAGRRSGRRAMRNICLSPSTLDCGILNTGQCVESDSQWMVQVNRLQQLIDQLECKHTLRLEPLTEAILCKSTDSHILVAQRQISVTNDALQDFQRALCCYTDFTSAQSSCLHVSAQKLLGEATFILFEFWKDESSWKSHSQTSYSKAFQRVLIDHLQTPEVLTTMLFPASWWIMNNN